In a single window of the Pseudocalidococcus azoricus BACA0444 genome:
- a CDS encoding glutamate-5-semialdehyde dehydrogenase — protein sequence MTEAFTRPLLATIQSVHQASRTTGQLSTEAKNHALEAIAQALETFAPEILAANQQDCEQAQAEGLPNALIARLKLDANKLQGAITGVRQVAGLADPVGEVQIKRELDTGLILQRLTCPLGVLGVIFEARPDAVIQISSLAVKSGNGVVLKGGKEAIHSCQAIVKAIHQGLAQSDYPAAALALLTQRSEIQQLLELDQWVDLIIPRGSNEFVRYIQDHTRIPVLGHADGICHLYIDQAADLAQAVAITVDSKTQYPAACNAIETLLVHAEIAPKFLPMVCDALQAKGVELRGDATSCQFVELVPATATDWATEYCDLIVSIKVVDSLDAALEHIDTYGSGHTEAIVTQDQETARKFLAQVDAAGVFHNCSTRFADGFRYGLGAEVGISTAKLPPRGPVGLEGLITYKYQLVGDGHIVQDYSGPRAKAFTHQDLT from the coding sequence ATGACCGAAGCATTCACCCGGCCCCTATTGGCAACTATTCAATCAGTTCACCAGGCCAGCCGCACGACCGGACAACTCAGCACGGAAGCAAAAAATCACGCCTTAGAAGCCATTGCCCAGGCCCTAGAAACCTTTGCCCCGGAAATCCTCGCGGCGAATCAACAAGACTGTGAACAGGCCCAGGCTGAGGGATTACCCAATGCTCTGATTGCTCGCTTAAAACTGGATGCCAATAAACTCCAAGGGGCGATTACCGGAGTCAGACAGGTGGCGGGATTAGCAGATCCGGTCGGTGAAGTTCAAATTAAACGGGAATTGGATACAGGGCTAATTTTGCAGCGGTTAACCTGTCCCTTGGGTGTATTGGGTGTCATTTTTGAGGCCAGGCCCGATGCAGTAATTCAAATTTCCTCGTTAGCTGTGAAGTCCGGCAATGGGGTAGTGCTCAAGGGCGGTAAAGAAGCCATCCACTCCTGCCAGGCCATTGTTAAAGCGATTCATCAGGGACTGGCCCAAAGTGATTATCCCGCCGCCGCCCTGGCCCTGCTGACCCAACGTAGTGAAATTCAACAGCTTTTAGAACTGGATCAATGGGTGGATTTAATTATTCCTCGCGGCTCTAATGAGTTTGTCCGTTACATTCAAGACCATACCCGGATTCCCGTACTCGGCCATGCCGATGGGATCTGTCACTTATATATTGATCAAGCTGCAGATTTAGCCCAGGCCGTGGCCATTACCGTAGATTCCAAAACTCAATATCCTGCCGCCTGTAATGCCATTGAAACCCTCTTAGTTCACGCCGAGATTGCCCCCAAATTCTTACCAATGGTTTGTGATGCCCTCCAGGCCAAGGGAGTCGAGCTACGGGGAGATGCAACCTCATGCCAATTTGTCGAGCTAGTCCCTGCCACAGCAACCGATTGGGCCACCGAATATTGTGATTTGATTGTGTCCATCAAAGTGGTGGATTCCCTGGATGCAGCCCTAGAACACATTGACACCTATGGCTCAGGACATACGGAAGCAATTGTGACTCAGGATCAGGAGACTGCCCGGAAATTTTTAGCCCAAGTCGATGCTGCTGGCGTATTTCATAATTGTTCGACTCGGTTTGCCGATGGGTTTCGCTATGGCCTGGGGGCAGAAGTGGGGATTAGTACCGCCAAATTACCACCACGGGGGCCAGTCGGGTTAGAAGGCTTAATTACCTACAAATATCAACTGGTGGGAGACGGTCACATTGTCCAAGACTACAGCGGCCCTCGTGCCAAAGCCTTTACCCATCAAGACCTGACCTAA
- a CDS encoding Rpn family recombination-promoting nuclease/putative transposase, with translation MRRDSIFYQLFQQFPTCLFDLLTTAPPQAPEYRFESVTVKETAFQLDGVFLPPESVELGTVYFCEVQFQKDDQFYERFFSEIFIYLYRFRQTFTSWQAVVIYPNRQTEQHNTTPYQALLNSSQIHRLYLDELELGAAPSLPGQLNQLTVTRTEDVKEIAQNIIKQAKQYPPPTEQAIISLTITIIAYKFTQLSRQEVEEMLGFTTSELEKSRFYQEVKEEGLQEGERLLILRQLSQRLGELDPGLVTQITALSLDRLEELGLAIFDFQTGQDLQAWLQHD, from the coding sequence ATGAGACGTGACTCCATCTTTTATCAACTCTTCCAACAATTTCCCACCTGCCTTTTTGACCTGCTGACCACTGCTCCCCCCCAGGCCCCGGAGTATCGGTTTGAATCTGTCACAGTCAAAGAAACGGCCTTTCAACTGGATGGAGTTTTTTTACCGCCGGAAAGTGTAGAGCTAGGCACGGTGTACTTCTGTGAGGTGCAGTTTCAAAAAGATGACCAATTTTACGAACGATTCTTTAGCGAAATTTTCATCTACCTTTATCGCTTTCGTCAGACTTTTACGAGTTGGCAAGCCGTGGTCATTTATCCTAATCGCCAAACCGAACAGCACAATACTACGCCTTACCAAGCTCTTCTCAACAGTTCCCAAATCCATCGCCTGTATTTAGATGAACTTGAACTCGGTGCAGCCCCTTCTCTACCCGGACAACTGAACCAACTCACGGTAACTCGGACTGAAGACGTAAAAGAAATAGCCCAAAATATCATCAAACAGGCCAAGCAATATCCACCCCCAACAGAACAAGCGATAATAAGCCTAACTATCACGATCATTGCCTATAAATTTACCCAGTTGAGTCGGCAGGAGGTTGAAGAGATGCTTGGATTTACCACCAGTGAACTAGAAAAAAGCCGCTTTTATCAAGAGGTAAAAGAAGAGGGATTGCAAGAAGGAGAACGGCTTTTGATTTTGCGGCAACTATCCCAGCGATTGGGTGAACTTGATCCAGGCCTGGTGACTCAAATTACAGCCTTATCTCTAGATCGCTTGGAGGAACTGGGGTTAGCAATTTTTGACTTTCAAACGGGGCAGGATCTCCAGGCCTGGTTGCAGCATGACTAA